The Theobroma cacao cultivar B97-61/B2 chromosome 1, Criollo_cocoa_genome_V2, whole genome shotgun sequence genome contains the following window.
AAAGGATTTTCTGCATGAAAATTCAATGCCATTGCAGTCTTGTCTGACCAGTAGAAAGGGCCATATTTAACCagcaaaataaagaaaagatgatGACTGCGGcttttcaataattaaaataattaatgacgATGATGGTGacgatgattttttttaattacaagTTTAATACTGAACAGAGTTCACAatgattttagaaaaagaaaaaaaaaaggaaaataaaatctGTTAGttagttaataaataaataaattaattaaaaattataatggtACAAGCCTacaagcaaaggaaaagaaaaataggagGTAGTTTTGAAGAGGGGTTGGTAGGTGTAGTGTATGACTGTAGTTGGCAAAGCGAATAAATAATAGGCAGTTGGCATCAAACGGGATTGGGATTTGGAAAAATGGCATTGCAATTGCGAAGCGGCAGCGTCTTCCTCTCGCAATGTTGGCCGCAGCTCTGGTGCGATGACGTCAATAATAATAGCAAGAGGAATGGGCGGTTCGTATTGCCGGCAGTGGGCAAGGGGAGAGCGCGATTCAGCGGCCTTGTCCAttgcagcagcagcagcagcagcagtaATAGCAGCGGCGATGCTAAAAAGGGAGTCCCTAATTCGAACTACGTGGTGCCTCTGGACAAGTCCTTTTCGCCCTCCAACTCCTCCTGCATCACTCGCCCTCTGGTTGAAATTCTGCGCGATCTCAACAAGCGTATCCCTGATAACATCATCAAGCCTCCTTCCAACTCTTCCACCTTTCTCCCCTGGTTGGTACCACCGGCagcttttgtttgtttttagaATTTCCGAACTCGTAATTGAAAATCCATTTCATCTCATCTCATCTCATCTGATCGCCCCAGGTACCATGCCAATCGCATGTTGAGCTTCTATGCCCCTGGTTTGCCTTTCTTCCTCCTTTCTTTGCTTTGGTTTTTGGTCTTTGCTTCAATATCCTTATGGATATCCACTTTGAATTGCAAACATTAAGAATCCGGTGATTCAATATTTCTCACAGGATGGTGCGGAGAAGTACGTGATGTTATATTCGCTGAGAATGGAACCATCACTGTTGTATACCGACTCACGATTCGAGGATCTGACGGAGAGGTCTGCTTCCTTCTCCTCACTTTTACTTCTTTATGTTACTGTTATCTATTCTAATTCGACATGGATTTTGGAGTGGATCACCGAATTATAAGTTAAGAACATCATTCTCACCGTAAACATTTAGTAATTTTACATAATGCTAGCTTTACAATCAATTTAGTTttactttataatttttgttccCCTTCCCCTCCCTTTGGCCTCATATGACACCATGTTTGGTAGGAAACATTACCATGTGTCTATTGAGCTGCTTAAAATCATTACCATGTGTCTTTCAATCTTAGTTCCATGTTACCAGACTTCCTGTTATATGATGTTGATTACTTTGGAGGTATGTTGGAGAACTCTATGGCAGAGTGGAACTTAGAGCTATGcaattttgcttttttctGGAACTAGTACTCATATGAAGGATCCAAATAGCCAGATAGGGACCTGGGGCTTGTTGGGAATGCTCGTGAAGCCATTTTTATATTGGAGCACAGCAAGAACCTTTTATGAAGTTGAGTGGTTATATATGCTGCAATATAGGGCAAGTAGTTTTCTAAGGTATGCTGACCAGCAACTTCTAGTCTtcactaaaattcaaaaatataagGGTATCAAAGATGCTGTGGAATTGGTTTCCCAATTTTTTCGTGTATTAAGAGTTTAAACCTACCATCGTTAATGAGGAAAACAGAATCGTTTATAGTGTAGAAATTGTACTACTGTCACCATCCTTTGCCAGGAGCACATGATATTCCTGTCATACAAAATTAGATGCTGGTTTCCAGTAGGTTGCAAAACATGTGATGTAAGCCAAAAACTTGGTGAACAACATGGCTTAAGCTTCAATAAAAGCCAGCTTTAGTTGGCTTGAATTGATTATAATCAAGTTTATTGTCTCATTTCATTCAGCAAGCTTCTTCTTTAGTTTGTCTGAGCTTCAGCCAAGGTGGTTTTTAAAAGTAAAGGACAAGGAATAAGAATCAGATCATGCCAAAAAGCCTGAATCAGATTAGGTAATTATAGAAAAGCACAATCActaaaaaattttggatttttaaacatttatttccaaattatGAGGAAAACCAAGTTTGAAACCAAAAACCTTATTTTCAgtttgtattatttttttgaaaacaagaatATTGGCAAATCTATCTTTGATCTTGTTCCTTTGGTTGGTTTGGGGAGCAACAGGGAGTGTGAGGCTAAGCTGCCACTTCAATCAGGCTATACTTATGTGGAATGACCACTCCTATTACTTGTCAACTTTCATTTTGAGTTTTGAGATTGCCTTGATGAGGAAGGAGGTTTTGGTTGTGCAACTAATAAACCTAATCTGAACAAGAAGACAATGGAGAAGAGGAATGAATAACTGTTGAAAGCAGGGTAAAAAGGTCTTGTCATACAAACAAGAAATAATGACTTCAGTAGATGTGTGATGTAGGATTGCTGGGCCACTAGCGTTTACTGCAATCTTCTTATATGAATTCTtgaggaaaaggaaaattataaaaaagaagagaaaatatatcTAATCCTTACAATTAGGGTTCTTTAGGAATTACACCTAAGTGTTGATTGCATCAcacaatgaaagaaaaaaaaaagatcctAAGGTTCACAACTTTTGTTTCTTGGGAGTCAAACCTAAGGTTGATTGCATTAGACAATCAAAACAGTAATAGCGCTAGAAACTCTGACATTAAAAGCTGCATAGATGAAATAGCATAGGTATTTATAAGCTAAATCCTAAG
Protein-coding sequences here:
- the LOC18612868 gene encoding uncharacterized protein LOC18612868; translation: MALQLRSGSVFLSQCWPQLWCDDVNNNSKRNGRFVLPAVGKGRARFSGLVHCSSSSSSSNSSGDAKKGVPNSNYVVPLDKSFSPSNSSCITRPLVEILRDLNKRIPDNIIKPPSNSSTFLPWYHANRMLSFYAPGWCGEVRDVIFAENGTITVVYRLTIRGSDGEAHRESTGTVSSSDINIVDPVAAAEEIAFCRACARFGLGLYLYHEE